GATCAACTGATGTACATTTTCTATCCATGGCAAGGAGTCCTCCTGACGCATCAGCCCCGACTCTGTGACCAACTCTTTAAGATAACCTTGATACTCTGCACTATAGCGCTTAATCGCTAAAATTTTCCGTACCAACAATGGCGCATCATTAGCAGAGGCAAACTGCAATGGATCGCTCTCCCCCACATCTCCGACCAACAATGAGGTTCCTAGGGTATTATCAGTATCATAAGGAACAAAATGCATAACTTCACTTTCATCAATATAAATAAAAAAGTTATTTCCATTACCCCAGAAACCATCCCAATGTCCAAGCACAGCCTCGCTTGCTAAACCTTTAAGTAAGAGGGGAATATTAATATGCAGAGCAACATAGTCCTCAAATGCTTGCCCCTCTAAATTGCTAAAGTTCTGTGCTAATTCGACCAATTGCGCATGTGCTTGCGTATATTTACTGCCCTTACTTTTATATTCAAAACTAGCTTGATCAGAGTCACCTACCCCCCCCCAACTGTCATTGATCCGTGAAAAATGCGCTTTACCCCAAGCTTTATGATTACCTTGCCACAAGAAACCACTGTCATTGTCTGGGCCAAAACGTTTATCTAAATATTCTTTACGATTAACGCTTTCATTCATTCGATAAACACCAAAATAAACGCTGGCTCGGTTACCCACGGTAATATCTAGGCGTGCGTAGGTCGAAGAGTGCGCCGTCCAAACATTAAAATTATGCATAATATGATTAGATAAAGGCTCTGAACATAGCTTTGATCATCTTTAAAGCGCTTCAATTTAAGCTTGCTAATGCCACTCAACACTTGATTATCAACAAACTCATCAAAGTCGAGAGTAAAGTTAGCTTGCGCATAATTGCCATTTTCCTGCTCTGGTAATTCAAAACTGGTGTTACCACTAATCTTGATGCCGATATTATTTAAGGGATACTCGACACCGCCTTTAATAAAGGTCATATCGCCACTCACTACCTCACGAACACTACTGGTGGAACTGAGCAACACATGCCATTGATCTTCACTAAAATGCAGTTTTATTGTCGGAAGATCATCAATATCAAACCAAAATTGGTGTTCTGGATCTTGCAGATAAGTCGTATCATTAAAAGCTTGGCTAGCTGTTGTCACGAGTAAATAAAGCAACCCGAACATTATTGAGAGTTTTTTGAATTTCATAGTTTTCCCTTTGCAGTAGCACTATTATCTTTTTATTTTGATGTGCTTTTATACGCTAATCACACAATAAAAACAGTGACACTTAAACGATTGATAAATGACCAGAACAAACCAATATCACAATTTAAAAATAAATTAATCTAGAAATGCGAACCATACTTAGCGACAGGCTCATAGCCACGACAATGATCGAGATGCAACTTTTAGAACAAGGGCCATGCCCGTTGGTTATACTCGGCAAGCGGTGCTACTGTTGTAAGAAGGCATCTATTTAATTTCAGGCAACCGTTCTATGATTTATGGAGAAAACCATGCGCAAACTATCCATCGCGACCAAACTACTTTGGATCACCTCTGCACTCTTTCTGATCATTGTCAGCGTACTATCCTTTAGCTTATGGTGGTCTTTGAGTAATAAAAATGCAAAATTAGCAGAACAAGTTCAAGGCACCATGCAACAAGAGACTCAACAGCGACTCAATGCCAAAGCAGGCGAATATGGCGAGAAAATAGCAGGTTTCATTAACGAAGCTTACCGCATTCCATTTTCCTTTAGCGGGATTATCGAAACGACAGCACAGCAGCAACCATTAAGCCGAGAAAACATTGAAACAGCAGTGACCGCTATACTACAAAAAAATAGTCAACTCTCATCCATGTATGCCCAGTTTGAAGCCAATGGTTACGATGGCCTAGACAGCGACTACAGTGGAAGCCATAGCCACAGTGTACCAGATGCAGGTTCCTTAGAAATTTATTACACACGTAATAATGACGGTAGCGTAGAGCACCATCAAATCACCGATGCTACGTCCAAATATATCGCTACACTTAACGAATTTGGGATACGCGAAGCAGAATGGTATTTATGCGCCAAAGAGAGCAAAAAGCCTTGCTTAATGGAGCCATACCTCTATGAAATCAGCCCTGGCAATGAGGAATTGATGACTTCATTAACGGTACCTGTGGTGGTGAAAAATAAATTCATCGGCTTGGTAGGGGTTGATATCAATTTACCTATTTTTCAAAAGCTAATTAATGAACTATCCAGCAGTCTCTACCAAGGCCATGCCAAAGTAACCCTTTTAAGCGAAAAAGGATTAGTCGTTGCGGCCAGCCATTACACAAAAAAAGCACGTCCATTATCAGAGTCGATAGATCCCACTCTTGCCAAACAATATCAAAACCTAAACCAGAATGACGCCTATATGGAAACTACCGATAACATAGTCGTCGTTTTCCCTGTGACCATTCCCATCGCAGATGCACATTGGTCGCTACTTATCGAAGTGGCTAAAAGCGATGCATTGCAGGCTGCCATCGCCATGGACGAAGCGATGAGTGATATGGAAAGCTCCTTAGGTAGCCTGTTACTGATAGTTGGGAGCATAGTCTCTGTAATTGCAGTGGCTGCGATTATTTTTGTGATCCGCTCAATTATCGCACCACTGCACATGATCCAGAGTCGAATTGAAAACCTCGCCAGTGCCGAAGGTGATTTGACTCAATCGGTATCAGTACAATCACATGCCGAATTAATCGCGCTAGGAGCTGGCATTAATGGCTTTATTAGCAAGCTTCGAATACTGATCAGCGAGCTCAAAGAGTTAGCTTCCAGCTCACAAAAAGAAAGCCAGAAAGTTGCCAATATTGCGCAACAAACCCGTGCCAGCGTGGATCGTCAGTACCACGAAATTGAAAGTGTGGTCACCGCCGTTAATGAAATGAGCGCCACCGCCTTAGAAGTAGCCAAAGCATCTGAACAAACCGCTTCGGAAACCGAAGCGATGAGTGTCAATGTTAAAACCGGTGAAGAAAGCCTCAGTAAAGCGATGACCTATGTAAACAATATGTCGCAAGAGTCGCAATTGGCTAAACAAGCGGTTGCTAAAGTGGCCGAAAGTAGTACTAATATCAGTAAAATTTTGGAGGTGATTAGCGCCATTGCAGACCAAACCAATCTACTTGCATTAAACGCAGCAATTGAAGCAGCCAGAGCAGGTGAACAAGGCAGAGGCTTTGCAGTAGTCGCCGACGAAGTGCGCACACTCGCCTCTAAAACCCAAAGCTCTACCAGCGAGATCAGTAAACTGATTGATTCATTACAAGGGGAGGTTAAAAGCGCCTCAAAAATTATCGACCAAGGCGCCGATGGCGCACTGTTAGCTGTGGAACAAACCCAATCCGCATTGCATTCACTTAACACTATTGTTAGTCAAATTGAGGCGGTTTCTAGTCAAGTAACACATATCGCCACCGCTGCCGAAGAACAAAGCGCCGTCACCGAAGAGGTCAATCGTAACATTACTGGCATTTCCGATTCAGCTTCTGAACTCGCTCGTCTCGCCGATGAAGCCCAACAGAGCAGCATGAGCCTAGCCGAACTCGTTGTTCAGCAGGATCAACAACTGAAAAAATTAAGAACCTAAATCGCCGCGACCATCCCCTGTTCGGGGATGGCTACCTAGTGCCACCTTATTGTTGACTCATAACGATGGCTATTCAGAATAATAATAGAAAAGTTTTTCCTTTAAACTCCACCTGCTTGCTTAGTGACCGCAATCAGGGTCACCCATTAGTTAGTTCCCGAACGCAAAAGTATAGGCCTTCACCGTCTGAATATTTTTTGGGGTCGGCTTTGCTGTATACAATAACCTGTCTGCTGTGAGTTTTCCCATGTTTACTCCATAGTTGCTGAAATAATGGAGGGGCAATAATGGCTGCCCACCATTCTACCCACCACTAAACAGGTAGTTGGTAACGGACATCTGCAAACCGATTTGTACTGGGGAAATAAAAAATCCCTGTATTTACAAGCAACCAACAGGGCTTCTAAGACATTCTTGGACGGGTAAAACACTATTCGATATTCTGCACCTGCTCGCGCATCTGTTCGATTAACACTTTACACTCAACGGCGGCGGCGGTGATATCGGTATTGATCACTTTAGACCCTAGTGTATTCGC
This window of the Psychromonas sp. MME1 genome carries:
- a CDS encoding CotH kinase family protein — its product is MHNFNVWTAHSSTYARLDITVGNRASVYFGVYRMNESVNRKEYLDKRFGPDNDSGFLWQGNHKAWGKAHFSRINDSWGGVGDSDQASFEYKSKGSKYTQAHAQLVELAQNFSNLEGQAFEDYVALHINIPLLLKGLASEAVLGHWDGFWGNGNNFFIYIDESEVMHFVPYDTDNTLGTSLLVGDVGESDPLQFASANDAPLLVRKILAIKRYSAEYQGYLKELVTESGLMRQEDSLPWIENVHQLIRDELENDTGDNEVINDRPASWGNESRYRIFTLDSGKNWYETRRNAVLKALGSVENIYATVYYRGVSNNWAASLMEQVEPNIWRITVTNGPQSDATGAGRFKFDINADWSQNLGDDNADGIVDATGADILFTEGEGEYRITFYALDGRYEIDKLNVTVPDPSPDNGSESSVEPTSQSSSGGSSSVMIVVLLYLLLLTRRRMAH
- a CDS encoding methyl-accepting chemotaxis protein, with protein sequence MRKLSIATKLLWITSALFLIIVSVLSFSLWWSLSNKNAKLAEQVQGTMQQETQQRLNAKAGEYGEKIAGFINEAYRIPFSFSGIIETTAQQQPLSRENIETAVTAILQKNSQLSSMYAQFEANGYDGLDSDYSGSHSHSVPDAGSLEIYYTRNNDGSVEHHQITDATSKYIATLNEFGIREAEWYLCAKESKKPCLMEPYLYEISPGNEELMTSLTVPVVVKNKFIGLVGVDINLPIFQKLINELSSSLYQGHAKVTLLSEKGLVVAASHYTKKARPLSESIDPTLAKQYQNLNQNDAYMETTDNIVVVFPVTIPIADAHWSLLIEVAKSDALQAAIAMDEAMSDMESSLGSLLLIVGSIVSVIAVAAIIFVIRSIIAPLHMIQSRIENLASAEGDLTQSVSVQSHAELIALGAGINGFISKLRILISELKELASSSQKESQKVANIAQQTRASVDRQYHEIESVVTAVNEMSATALEVAKASEQTASETEAMSVNVKTGEESLSKAMTYVNNMSQESQLAKQAVAKVAESSTNISKILEVISAIADQTNLLALNAAIEAARAGEQGRGFAVVADEVRTLASKTQSSTSEISKLIDSLQGEVKSASKIIDQGADGALLAVEQTQSALHSLNTIVSQIEAVSSQVTHIATAAEEQSAVTEEVNRNITGISDSASELARLADEAQQSSMSLAELVVQQDQQLKKLRT